The Nocardioides ginsengisegetis region GAAGGTGCAGGACGAGGCCGGTCACGGGCTCTACCTCTACTCCGCCTGCGAGACCCTCGGCGTCTCCCGCGACGAGCTGACGCGCCGACTGATCGACGGGTCGCAGAAGTACTCCTCCATCTTCAACTACCCGGCCCTCTCGTACGTCGACGTGGGCACGATCGGCTGGCTCGTCGACGGCGCTGCGATCTGCAACCAGGTGCCGCTGTGCCGCACGTCGTATGGACCCTACGGACGGTCGATGATCCGGATTTGCAAGGAGGAGTCCTTCCACCAGCGCCAGGGCTTCGAGCTGCTGGCGACCATGATGCGTGGCACTGACGAGCAGCGCGCGATGGTGCAGGAGTCGGTCAACCGCTTCTGGTGGCCCGCCCTCATGATGTTCGGCCCGCCCGACGACGACTCGCCCAACTCCGCCCAGTCGATGGCCTGGGGGATCAAGCGCAACACCAACGACGAGCTGAGACAGCGCATGGTCGACATGACTGTGCCGCAGGCAGACGCCCTGGGGGTGACGCTGCCCGACCCGTCGATCACGTGGAACGACGAACGCGGTTCCTACGACTTCGGGGCGCCCGACTGGGAAGAGTTCTGGGATGTCGTGCAGGGCAACGGCCCGTGCAACAAGCAGCGCATCGATCACCGCAAGAAGGCATACGACGACGGGGTTTGGGTCCGCGAGGCCGCCATGGCGTTTGCCGCGAAGGGAACAGAGCAGTGAGCGACATCTTGAAGATCGAAGCAGAGTGGCCGCTGTACGAGGTGTTCGTCCGTGGTAAGCGAGGGCTCAACCACGTCCACGTCGGATCCCTGCATGCCGCCGACGACCAGATGGCGCTGCACCATGCTCGCGACGTCTACACCCGTCGCAATGAAGGCGTCAGCATCTGGGTGGTGCGCTCCAACGCCATCGCTGCGTCGAGCCCGGACGAGAAGGATCCGTTGTTCGCCCCCAGCGGCGACAAGGTCTACAGGCATCCGACCTTCTACGACATCCCCGACAACGTCCCCCACATGTGAGCGCCTGATGACGAACCTGAACAACTCCGACGCCAACCCGGTGCACCACGAGCCTCACGAGTCGGTGTACGACGGGCTATTGGTCAACGACGCACACTGGGCCTTCGGTACCGACTTCGAGGACCCGCTGGCGGGCGTCGACACGACCGTGCCCGACGGTGTCGACCCGGCTGAGCTGGCGACGTACTGCGTGATGCTTGCCGACGACGCGCTCATCGCGTCGCAGCGCCTGTCGCAGTGGTGCAGCCGTGCACCCGACCTGGAAGAGGACATCGCGCTCTCCAACATCGCGCTCGACCTCTTGGGCCAAGCCCGGCTCCTCTACGCGCGGGCCGCCGCAGCCGACCCGTCGATTGTGCCGGCCATGCCTGAGGGATCCCCGGTTCCCCCGGAGGATGCCCTGGCGTTCTTCCGCGGCGACCAGGAGTTCCGCAATGTCCGGTTGGTCGAGGTGGAGAACGGTGACTTCGCCGAGACCACCGCAAGGCTGCTCATCTTCTCGACGTTCCGGCTCGCGATCTTGGAGCGGCTCACCGCAAGCCCCGACGCCGTGCTCTCCGCCGTGGCGGCCAAGGGTGTGAAGGAGTTGACGTATCACCGCGACTTCGCCGGCCGCTGGTTCCTCACGCTCGCGCAGGGGACAGATGAGTCGCGACGCCGGCTGCTCACGGCCCTCGAGGGGCTGTGGTCGCTCAAGTCGGAGCTCTTCGAGCCCCACGCG contains the following coding sequences:
- the paaB gene encoding 1,2-phenylacetyl-CoA epoxidase subunit PaaB, translating into MSDILKIEAEWPLYEVFVRGKRGLNHVHVGSLHAADDQMALHHARDVYTRRNEGVSIWVVRSNAIAASSPDEKDPLFAPSGDKVYRHPTFYDIPDNVPHM
- the paaC gene encoding 1,2-phenylacetyl-CoA epoxidase subunit PaaC, which produces MTNLNNSDANPVHHEPHESVYDGLLVNDAHWAFGTDFEDPLAGVDTTVPDGVDPAELATYCVMLADDALIASQRLSQWCSRAPDLEEDIALSNIALDLLGQARLLYARAAAADPSIVPAMPEGSPVPPEDALAFFRGDQEFRNVRLVEVENGDFAETTARLLIFSTFRLAILERLTASPDAVLSAVAAKGVKELTYHRDFAGRWFLTLAQGTDESRRRLLTALEGLWSLKSELFEPHAVEASVGVDPSSVADEVDLILEQVFAMSGVPRPEVLPLAGIQRRKGRDGLHTEALSKLLAELQVVARAHPMGQW
- the paaA gene encoding 1,2-phenylacetyl-CoA epoxidase subunit PaaA — protein: MPVDEAELLAGFEATIGHNDRIEPRDWMPEGYRKTLIRQIAQHAHSEIIGMQPEGTWVTRAPSLRRKAILLAKVQDEAGHGLYLYSACETLGVSRDELTRRLIDGSQKYSSIFNYPALSYVDVGTIGWLVDGAAICNQVPLCRTSYGPYGRSMIRICKEESFHQRQGFELLATMMRGTDEQRAMVQESVNRFWWPALMMFGPPDDDSPNSAQSMAWGIKRNTNDELRQRMVDMTVPQADALGVTLPDPSITWNDERGSYDFGAPDWEEFWDVVQGNGPCNKQRIDHRKKAYDDGVWVREAAMAFAAKGTEQ